One Verrucomicrobiia bacterium genomic window carries:
- a CDS encoding LON peptidase substrate-binding domain-containing protein, with the protein MELPDRIGVMLLDGCPLFPQALVPLFIFEPRYRCLLADALDGHRMMCLAMRRPGSSVERPCELAGIGLIRVSVRHPNGTSNLLLQGVSRVRLGRAVRTKPYRVHRIEPVADEVSDSLVTDALMSRVLELVEARLSLGVSIPLDAVIRLAGCPASEEPVSVADCMEALRRVRDPGILADLAATLLLPDAAMRQVVLQSPDVEERLRHLVHFLLAEVARLQQKPTSP; encoded by the coding sequence ATGGAGTTGCCCGATCGCATCGGGGTGATGCTGCTCGACGGTTGTCCGCTCTTTCCGCAGGCCCTGGTTCCCCTGTTCATTTTCGAGCCCCGCTATCGGTGCCTGCTGGCCGACGCCCTGGACGGGCACCGGATGATGTGTCTGGCGATGCGCCGCCCGGGATCGTCCGTCGAACGGCCCTGCGAGCTGGCCGGGATCGGACTGATCCGCGTCTCGGTCCGGCACCCCAACGGCACCTCCAACCTCCTGCTTCAGGGGGTGTCGCGCGTCCGGCTTGGCCGTGCGGTGCGCACCAAGCCTTATCGCGTGCACCGGATCGAGCCGGTGGCCGACGAGGTCTCCGACTCCCTCGTCACCGATGCCCTGATGTCCCGCGTGCTGGAACTGGTGGAAGCCCGGTTGTCGCTGGGGGTCTCCATCCCGTTGGATGCCGTGATCCGGCTTGCGGGGTGTCCGGCGTCGGAAGAACCGGTCTCGGTGGCGGACTGCATGGAGGCGTTGCGCCGGGTGCGGGATCCGGGAATTCTCGCCGACCTTGCGGCCACCCTCCTGCTGCCCGACGCCGCCATGCGCCAGGTGGTGCTCCAGTCCCCCGATGTGGAGGAACGCCTCCGGCACCTTGTGCACTTCCTGCTCGCCGAGGTGGCCCGCCTGCAACAAAAGCCGACCTCCCCGTGA